GTTGCAGTAAGTGCTGTAGCATCAGCACTTATAACTTTAGCAATACCTAAATCTAAAAGCTTAACTGTAGAACTACCGTCTTTAGCCTTACCTATCATTATATTATCAGGCTTTAAGTCACGGTGGATTATTCCCATTGAATGGGCTACAGATAAGGCTTCTCCAATTGGAGTTAAGATTTCTACTGCTTCTTTAGGCGAAAATCGACGGCGTTTTTTTAGTTCGTCACTTAAAGTTTTGCCATCAATATACTCTAGCACCATATAAAACATACCGTCAGCAGTAGTGCGTAAGTCGTGAACTGCAACAACATTAGGATGACTAAATTGGCGAGCCGTTTTTCCTTCTCTCAAAAAGCGTCTTTGGTAATCAGCCGTTTTGCTAATTGAACTAGGCATTATCTTTATGGCTACTTGATCGCCTAATAGAGTATGACGAGCAAGAAAAACTGCTCCCATACCGCCTTGACCTAATAGTTTTTCAATAAAATATTGTCCATCTAAAGTTGTATTAACTAAAGCAGTTAAGTCCTCTTCTAATATTTCGCTATCATCAGGACAGATGCTTAAGGTTTTTTCATATTGCTTTTTACAAATAGGACAAATTTTCATGATGGCTTAAATTAAAAAATTGTTTTCATAATTTTATGAATTTGCTGATATTTCGGCTTTTTAAAAATAAGTCTGTATTTTATCACTGCAAAGCTTTTAACGCACAGTTATAGCCGCTAAATTTGCTCTAGCCAACAAGCCACAAAAAGCACTGGAAAAAGAAATGTACAAAGTATAACCTATGCACACTAAAGAAAAATGCTTATATCTTAATTTTTATAAACTTAGGACTAATTAATATATGCTAGAAACATCTCTTAGTGCTTTTTTAGGAATACTTTATATTGCTGTGGGTGCTGTTACAGTTTGGTTAATTTTTCATGCTTCTAGTCGGCTAAAAGATAAAGGAGCTAGTGCAAAGCTTGTTAAAGGTCATCGTATTGGGGGTTATATCTTTATATTTCTTTTTTGTGTAATGACTTATTACATGGTTTTAAAAATTAAAGATACTCCAGATGAACTAGCACTACGTCCAATGCTTCATATGCTAATAGCTATGCTATTGATACCATTGATATTTATTAAAGTTTTAGTAGCTCGCTATTATAAAACTTATTACTCTGTACTAATGCCGCTAGGACTAATAATTTTTACACTCTCATTTGTTATTATAACAATGACGGTTGGCCCATATTTACTACGTCGAGCTACCATAAAGGAAGTTGCATTAGAATCAATAAATTTAGGTAAAAAGACCATAGATTTAGAAGCTGCACAAAGTTTAACCCAAAATAAATGTGCTAAATGTCATGGGCTAGACCGTGTGGTTGGGGTTCAAAAAGATGCTAGAGGCTGGCTTGCAACTGTTAATCGGATGAGAGCTTTGCCCGGTTCAGGAATTAATGAACCTGAGGTAGCCACAATAGTTTCTTACCTTGTATCACAAAATCCACAAGTAGATGATAAAGGGCAAATGACTGAACAAGGAACAATGGATGCTGGAAAATCCTTAGTTGATACACGTTGCAATAAATGTCATGACCTGGATCGCACTTATTCAGCTAAGAAAAGTGTTGAAGAATGGCGGACAACCGTTGTAAGAATGATTACTTATGCTCAAGGAAATGGACTATTTAAGCCTGGGGATGATGAAGCAATTATTAAATTTCTTGGCACTACACAAACACCAGAAGCAGTAGCAAGCAGATCTGAAAAAGTTAAAGAAGTTGCTAGTAGTGGACAAAGCTTGCTTGGAGATGTAAAAGCTCCTGAAGTTTCTTTACCACCTTCTCCATTTAGTCCAAGTGCTTTTTTAATTATGCTTATAGCAGCAGTAGTTTTAGGAATTATGATGTTTTATAGACCTGGTAATTTACCTCTAGGAATTGCTCTTGCAGCGGCCTCTCCTGCTATAGTAACTAGTCCAAGTCCAGAAACTTCTTTTGCACCAACAAGTAAAAGTCCTGTAAAAGGGCCTCAACCCGCTACACCTGAACCAAAAAAGGCTGCTTTACTCTTACAACTTGCACGAATTGATGAGCAAACACATGATGCTAAAACCTTAAGGTTTTTACTACCCCCAGGAGAAGTTTTTGCTGCTCGTCCAGGACAATTTCTTACTTTTCAATGGATGATTGATGGTAAAAAAGTAGTACGTTCTTATACTATTTGTAGCTCACCTACTCAAACCGGGTATATAGAAATTACTCCAAAACGGGTAGATGATGGTTATGCCTCAGTGTTCCTTCATGAAAAGGCTGCAATAGGTTTAACTGTTGAAGCTAAAGGGCCTTCAGGTCAATTTTATTTTGATGAAAATAAACATAGAAGAATTGTTTTAATTGCTGCTGGTAGTGGTATTACTCCAATGGTTTCTATTTTGCGCTACTTAGATGATCGTTGCTTAAATATCGACTCTACTTTAATTTATGGGGTTAGAACTAGCAAAGATGTAATTTTTGAAAAAGAATTAATAAGGCTAAAAGAAAGTTTAACTAATTTTAATTACTTAGTTAGCCTAACTAAACCTGATACAAATTGGCAAGGCCCGACAGGACGAATTAACCGTGCTTTGATAGAAAAAAATGTAAAAGATGTTTCAACCTCAACTTTCTTTATCTGTGGCCCAAGACAATTTATGGATGAAATTAGCAAAATACTGCAAGGTATTGGTGCTAGCCCAGATCAAATAAAAATGGAAAGCTTTGGAGGTCGTCCACTTCTTTCATCGTCTGATAAAAATGAAAAAGTTACTGAAGAACCAGCTAAAGAAACTACAAAACTTGTAGAAAAACCTATTACAAAAACAACAGCTTCTATTACAAAACCTTTAATTGTGTCTGATAATAGCGTAGAATTTGCCCGATCTCGTAAAAACTGTATTATTCCACCTGAGAAAACCTTATTAGAAGTTGCAGAAATTAACAGCGTGACAATACCTTTTAGTTGTCGTCAAGGTCAGTGTGGAACTTGTACAACTAGGTTACTTGAAGGTGAAGTAACTATGGAAGTAGAAGATGGTTTAGATCCAGAACTTAAGGAAGAAGGCTATATTTTGACTTGTGTTGGTTATGCTAAAGGTAAAGTCAAACTAGATGCTTAAATAAATTAAGTAAAATACTTAGATTAGTAAGATCAGTTTTTAGGAAAAGAGGGATTTATTTATAATGGATCAAGTCTTTATCTAACAATTGTTTATCTATGCAAGCTAACCAACAAAAATTTAGCGGTACAAAACGCTTTGTCATTCAACATCGGCTAGGGGCTGGTGGGTTTGGTGAAGTGTATCAAGTTTATGATAAAGAACGAGATACAGTTGTTGCGCTAAAAACTTTACGTAATACAGAGCCAGAAGCACTTTATAGATTTAAGCAAGAATTTCGTACTATTGCTGATATTGTTCACCCAAATTTAGTTACTTTATATGAGCTTTTATCTGATGGTGAACAATGGTTTTTTACTATGGAACTGGTTAAAGGTGTAGAGTTTATTGACTATGTAAGTTTAGGTAAAACAGAAGATCAATTAGTAAACTTTAGTCGATTAAAAAAAGCTTTAACCCAACTATCATCAGGTATTTACACTTTACATAGCAAAGGCAAGCTACATTGTGATCTTAAGCCTTCTAATGTTTTAGTTACAGATGCAGGCCGAGTAACTATTTTAGATTTTGGGCTAATAACAGAATTATCAAAAAGACCCTTTGGAACTACTCTAAGTTATGGTACACCAGAATATTTAGCACCAGAAATTGCACTAGGTGAAGCAGCTAGCGAGGCTAGCGACTGGTATAGTTTGGGGGTAATGTGTTATGAGGCTTTAACAGGAGCTTTGCCTTTTGACAACACTTTTGGGGATGTATTAACTGAAAAACAGCTTTATGATCCACCACCACCTTCATCTTTAATTGATAATGTTCCAAAGGATTTAGATGCTCTTTGTCACGCGTTACTACGACGTGATCCTAGTAAACGTCCAAAGGGTGAAACTATTTTAGCAACTTTAGGAACTAACCATTCTAAAGCTTTATCCGTAGCCACATCAAATCCCACACAAAATTTTTTAGTTGGTCGTGAAGAACATTTAGGAAAATTAAAAAATTCTTTTGAGCTATTAAAAGAGGGAAATACAGTAATTAACTATGTAGAAGGTTTATCAGGAATGGGAAAAAGTATTTTGATTCGCCATTTTCTTGATGCAGTAGTTATAACAGAACCTAACACATTAGTTTTAACCGGACGCTGTTATGAACAAGAGTTTGTTCCTTATAAAGCCTTTGACAGTGTTATTGATAATTTAACTCAGCACTTAAAAACCCTTTTACCAGAAGATTTAATTACCTTGATACCAAATAATGCTTTAGCTTTGGCTAGGCTTTTTCCAGTTCTTTACCAAATAGAAGGAATTGCTGTTAGAAAATCAAAAGCTACTATTCCTGATTCTCAAGAACTGCGAAGACGAGCTTTTGCTGCACTTAGACAGCTTTTTCAAGAATTAGCAAATAGATATTTAGTTGTACTTTCTATTGATGACCTGCAATGGGGTGATTTAGACAGTATTTCTTTGCTAAATGAATTATTGAGTCCACCAAATGCACCTAAAATGCTACTGATTTTTAGCTATCGTAGCGATGAAATAGAATCCAGCCCTTTTTTGAAAACGTTATTTTCTTCACCTGTAATTAATAGTCTTAATGTAGAAAAGATTATTGTTGGTGAGCTATCAGATAATGATGCTAGACGACTTGTTCTTGGGCTATTTGATAAGCAAAAAGTTTCTGCTAGACGTGTAGAAATGATTATCCGAGAAGCTAATGGTAATCCTTTTTTTATCAATGAATTAGTTTATTATTCGCAGCAAACTTACCAGGAAAAGCTAGATAATTTAGTCAGCCAAAATATAGAAACTACCCCTGTAATAGAAACTAATCGTTTATCTAGCCAAACAGATGAGCTTCAAGATTCATTGGAAGATTTATCTATAGTGACTACAAGGCTGGAAGATGTTATTTATTATCGAATTTCTCAACTACCTATAGCTGCACAACGATTAATGGAAGTAATTGCTGTTGCAGGCCAACCTATCGCCCGTCTAGTTGCTAAGCGTGCTGCTGATTTAGATAGAGAAGAACCCGCCGCAGTAGCCTTACTTAGAACTAATCATTTAATTCGTGTTAGGGGTTCAAAGGAATTAGATAAAATAGAGGTTTACCATGATCGTATTCGTGAAACTCTTATTAATAAACTAACTAAAAGTAAATTAAAAGATTATCATAGTAAATTAGCTTTAGTGTTAGAGCCTATAGAAAATATTGACACAGAAGTATTACTAGTACATTTTCAGGGTGCTGGAGATACTCAAAAAGCTATTAAATATGCTAGTTTAGCTGCTGATCAAGCTATGGATGGTTTAGCTTTTGACCATGCAGCTAAACTTTATAAACTTATTATTGAACTACAACCAACAGAGTCAAAAATTGGAGAACTAGAAGAAAAACTAGCTCTAGCTCTGACCAATGCAGGACGAACTATTGAAGCGGCACAAGCTTATCTTTTAGCTGCTGGTGAAGTAAAAGAACGCTTAAAAATATTAAAACTTAAACAATCTGCTGCTGAACAACTTTTAAGAGGCGGACATGTTGAGGAAGGTTTATCGGTTTTAGGAGACGTTTTAGCTCAAACAGGGATGTATTTGCCTCAGAAAACATGGCAATCACTTGTTTGGCTATTGTTTGGGCAGTTGCAATTATGGTGGCGAGGAATAAAATTTAAGGAAAGAAATATTTCAGAAATTGCTCCAGAAGAAATAGTAAAAATAGATATCTGTTGGTCAGCCGCTACAGGTTTAACAATGGTTGATGCAATACGAGGGACAGATTTTCAAGTTCGCCATTTAAATTATGCTCTAAAAGTGGGTGAACCTTATCGTTTAGCTCGTGCTTTTGCTTGGGAAATAACTTTTGCATCTACTAACCCTAGAGAAACAAAACGTTTACAGACATTTTCAAAATTAGCAGAAAATTTAGTTAATAAAATTGATAATCCACATGCTCAAGGATTGTATTTGCTTATGTCGGGGATGGCAAACTTTTTCCAAGGAAAATGGGCAAAAGCTTATGAACTTACTAAAAAGGCTGGAAAAATTTTAAGGGAACGTTGTACGGCGGTTAATTGGGAAATTTATACAGCAGAAGTTTTTTTATTTAGAACTCTTTTCCAATTAGGAGAACTAGCAGAAATCCTAGAGCGAGTTAATTTAATTGTTAAAGAAGCTCAAAGTTGTGGCGATCTTTATGCTGAAACTAGTTTAAGAACTCGTGCTAGTTATCTTTATTATTTAATTTTAGATAAACCAGAAGAAGCCTCTAATGAATTAACAGAAGCAATGGAAAAATGGTCACAAACAGGTTTTCATGCTCAACATTATTATTCTTTTGTTGCTTATTGTGAAATTGCTCTTTACTGTGGCGATGGGGAAAAGGCTTGGGAACTTATAAAGGAAAATTGGGCTAAACTAAAACACTCTTTAATGATGAGAGTACAATTTATTTTAATAGAAGCCTGCTATCTTTTTACACGAGTTATTATTAGTCTTGCCTTAAAAACAGATAAAAAAGAATATTTTTTATCCAAAGCACTTAAATTTATTAAAAGACTAGAAAAAGAGAAAATTAGCTATAGTCAAGCTTATAGTTTAATAGGTCGTGCTGCTTTAGCTAGTTTTACGACTGATAACGATTCTGTAATAACTTATCTTGCTGAAGCAGAAAATAAATTTGCAGAATCTAAAATGCTACTACATGTTGCTACAACTCAATATGTTAGAGGTAAATTAACTGGTTTAGAAGGAGCAGAATTGATTTCTAAAGCAGAGCAGACTATGAAAGAGCAAAAAATAGAAAATATTAATGCTTTTGTACAAATGATGTTACCTGGAAAATGGAAAAAATAAGTTAATTACTTAAAGTTTTTTGGAGTGTGTTACAAAATAGTTGATAAGGTTTTTATTAGGCTGTTTGTAAAGTAACCAAGCATATTTCTAAGATAGCCAAATGACATAGCCAGCTTTATTGAAACACGTCTCCACTAAGCTTTAGTTTAATAAATATAGATCTTCAATATTTATTTGTGGTTTTTGTGAGTTATTCCATTCATTTATTTCTAACTTTCCTAATAGAGCGACATTTCTTCCTACACGTAACTGATCATAAAGATCTGAATGGTGCCACCAAATAGCTTCTAATGAAGGGCCTTTACCCGCAATCCTTAAACGAAGATGTTTATTACCAATAACTCTAGTTTCAATTAAACGGCCTTTTACAATAAAAGACGGACGAGGGTTTTCTATTCCGTGAGGTTCAAGCAAGGCTAGAGTTTTAATTAAATCTAAATTTACCTCCATTGGAGATAACTCACCTTCATAAGTTCTTGTATGTATTAAGTCATCCTGAGATAAAACTTTAGCTGCATGAGCATTAATGCGCTCGCGTAGTTCTGTAAGCTTATTAGCTGGCAGAGAAAAGCCAGCCGCAGCACTATGACCACCATATTTAAGCAATAAATTATCAGCTACAGCTTCTAAGGCTTTTACAATGTTAAAACTTTTAATGCTACGAGCAGAGCCATGAGCAATGCCATCACGAATTGAGCAAACCAAAGTTGGGCGACCATAGCGGTCTACTATTTTAGCTGCCGCAATTCCTACAACTCCTTGATGCCAACCATCATCATGTTCCCCACCTAAAACATAGACCAGATCTTCATAGTCTTCTTGTTCTATTTTTTTTAAGATTTTTTCTACTAACCACTGTTGAACCGCTTGACGTTGATGATTTAAGTCATCTATTTTTGTAGCCATTTGCCAGGCATCTTCTTTGCTAATAGCATCTATTAAACTAACTACTTGTAGGGTGCTGCCATCCATACGACCAGCCGCATTAATACGTGGGCCTAACTTAAAACCAAGGTCATAGCTGGTAATTTTATGATTATGTAGCCCAGAAATACCTAAGAGTGCATCTAAGCCTTTGTTTGTTGAACCAGTGTTAAGACCACGTAGCCCAGCTTGGACAATTGCTCGATTAGAATAACTACTAAGCGGAACCATATCAGAAATAGTGCCAATAGCTACTAATTTACAAAGAGATTGAAGAATAGCTTCCTGATTTTTATGTTCCTTAAGTAAAACTCTAGCTAATTGAAGTGAAATACCGCAAGCGGCTAAGTCTTTTTCTGGATAAGGACAGCCTGCTTGTTTTGGACATAAAACAATAGCGTCTTGAGGCGCGTTGCTACCTAAAATTGTATGGTGGTCAATGCAAATGCCTGTAATCCCCTTTGATTTAGCTAACTCCCATTCTTTATGTGCTGTAATTCCAATATCTACAGAGATTAAAATTTTAATTCCATCTGCTTCTGCTTGTTCAACAATGCCAGGGTTTAATCCATAACCGTCACGTTCTCGGTCAGGAACATGATAAGAAATATTTTTCCCACTAGAAGGATTAAGCAACCGAAATGTTTGTAGTAAAGTGATTAAGCCTGTTGTGCCATCACAATCATAATCGCCAACAATTCTAATAGGAGTACCTTTTTGAAGTGCTGAAAACAAAGTATGTTGTGCTTCATCCATATTTAACATTCCAAGCGGGTCAGGAATGTTATTAAGTGAGGCAGAAATAAAGTTTTGAGCTTTGGAGAAATCTTCTAACCCGCGCCAAACCAATGCACGGGCAACTATAGGGTTTATATGTAGTTTAGAGCTTAATGATTTGACTTTTTCTTCATCCACATTAGCCAATTGCCATTGGCAATTAGTAATGGAAGATCCAGTAAATTCTATTATGTTTTGCATACGGCCAATTCTAACGGAAAAATTTTGTTAAGGATAGTTGCAGTTGCTTACCAAACTTTGCTGGTATCCAATAAATTATTGAAACACCAAGTCCTGTTTCTAGCCTATCTTAAAACATAAACCCTATAGTTTCTACGCTTTAATAAGTTCGTCTAAGCAGCATTAATGTAAGGTCATCAGTCAATGGTTTACCTGCTTGAAAAGAGTTGAGGTCTTTGATAATAAAATTAATTATTTTATCTAAAGACTCTAAACTATGATTAAAAAGAAGGTTAGTAAGTCTGTCTTTACCAAAATCATCTCCAAAATTATTTTCAGCTTCAGTTAAACCATCAGTAAAAAGTAACAGCGTATCATTAGGGTTTAATTGAAATTTTGTAGATGAAAATTCTTCATCGCAAAACATTCCAACTGGAAGACCTGTAGCTTGTATGTCAATTAATTTGTCTGATTGTATTAATAATGGTGGTAAGTGGCCTGCATTACATATTTCTACTTCACTTGTGTTAGAAACTTTTCCACAAACAAGCGTTGCAAAGTGCATTGGCATTGTGCTTTCACAAAATATGCTGCTAACACGTTCTACCATTTGAACTAAAGGGAGATTTAAGGAAATAAAAGAGCGAAACATAGCATGTAACTGAGTCATTAACATTGAAGCCGCTACACCTTTTCCAGATACATCGCCTAGAATAAAGTAAAAATCTTTGTTATCAATACTTATTAAATCGCAATAATCCCCACTTACTAAGCTTAGAGGTTGGTATTTATAAGAAAAACTCCAACCGTTTAAGTTAAGATTTTCTTTTGGAAGCAGGCTTTTTTGGACAAGGGAAGCCATTTCTAAATCTCTTTGAAGCTCTCGTTGTTGTGTGATTGTAAGATCATCTAGGCAAAATTTAGTTAGTGGATTTGCCATTAACCTTTCAGGCTCTATTTCACCTTTGCAGATTTCACAAAGTCCAAAATCACCAGTTTTAACTCTTGCTAAAGCTGTATCAACTTCATGAAGAAGCCTTTTTAATTCAGGATTTTCTCCTATATCAGCTATTGCATGTTTAAGTTTAGTTTGACGTTCAAATAATTGATTTTGAATAATTGAATCTACTACAGTAACCATTTTTTCCTACTTTAACTTATTTTTGATAGGTGAAATATAAGCATATTGTTTAGTGTTGTCAATCGTGTTGATAGGTTTCTCTAAAGCCTTTTGATTAGTGTAGCCTTGATAAGAAAATTTTTTTGTATTTTTATCTTTGTAATATTCTAAATTACTTAAGCTATCTTCTTGAATTTTAAATTGTTGCTTAATTTATCGTTAGCTTTTTTACAAACGCAATAGTTTCATTGTATATTTATTATTAATCCAAACAAATATTAAAGTAGGTATAGGAATTATATGAAAAAAGAAAGACGCTTAGGTTTTAGTTTGTTAGAAAATATAGGAAAATCACTAGTTTTAATAATAATTTTAGCTATGTTAATGTTACCTGCTTCAATATGTTTGGATAATATTAAACAGTCTTTTAAGTTAATAGGGAAAAGCGTTCAAGCTCAATCAATAAATCTAACACCCATTATAAAAAAACTTAGTACAAATGTAGCTAAAGCTGAAGGAGGCCAAAAGGTTGTTATTAGTGGGAAAAATTTTTCTCCTGATACACAATTGATTTTAGGCAGCGAGAAGATTGATAGTACTGTAAAAAATGAGAGCAGAATTGAGTTTCAAGTTCCACCTCGAAATATTTCTGGTGCGTTGACACTTTCAGTTATTAACAAAAATGGTATTGCACAGTGCCAATTTAATCTTATACCTAAAGATTTTTCAGAGCTAAAGAATGGTGAAATCACTACTTTTTTAGGTGGGGCAGTTTACTTTGGAGATGGTTTGTCTGCTTTAAGTGATAAAGTTTTAATTAACCCATCTGATGTTACAATAGATGATAAAGGTAATATATTTTTTCCTGATACTTTTAACCATAGAGTTAGAAGAATAGATGCTCTAACAGGCATAATTACTACTGTTGCTGGAAATGGCAATGTTGGTTTTAGTGGCGATGGTAGTTTGGCTATAACTGCTAGTCTAAATTCTCCAAGTAAAGTAATTGTAGATAAAGATGGAAATCTTTTTATTTCTGATGAAGCTAATAATCGTGTCCGAAAAGTTGACACAAATAATATTATTACTACTATAGCTGGTAATGGTAATAGTGACTTTATTGACCCTTTGCAAGATAATGTGCTTGCTGTAAACGCTTCTGTTCCTTCTCCAAAGGGCTTGGCTCTGGATAGTAAAGGAAACCTTTTTATTATAAATCGCCAAATAATTTCTAAAGTAGATCCTATTACTCAAATAATTACCACAGTTGCAGGTAGTAAGGATACTTTAGGATGGTCTGGGGACAACGGCCCAGCTAATCAAGCCCTCTTTGATTTCCCAAAACAAATAATAGTAGATGCACAGGATAATTTTATTATTTCTGACAGGGGTAGCAGTAGAATCCGCAGAATAGATTCTGCTACGGGTATTATTACTAGCATTGTTGGCGGTGAAATGACGGATAATGATGAAGTGCCTACGTCAATGGCTGGACTAATCTCGCCTAATGGTATAGCCCTAGACGATAAAGGGAATTTATTTATTGTTGAAGAATTTGGTTATAGGAGTCGTAAAGCTGATTTTTCTACTAGCACAATTACCATAATTGCAGGTAATGGAAAAAGTGATTTTGCTGGTGATGGAGCATTGGCTATTAATGCAAGTTTTAGACGGCCTTTAGGCGTAGCAATAGATAAAAATGGAAATTTGCTTATTGCTGATCCTACTAGCAAAAGATTACGTAAAGTGGATTTAGAGACAAACTTAATTTCTACAATTGCTGGTAATGAGCAACTTGAATTTGTTAAGGCAGGGGATCCTCTTTCTTCTGCTTCTTTACTTTTTCCTTCAGGATTGGCTATAGATACGGAAAACAATATATTTTTTTCTGATAAAAGCAATCGTGTAGGCAAATTAGACATTAAAACTAAAACTATAAGTATTATAGCAGGTACTGGAGTTACAGGTTTTAGCGGTGATGGAGAAATTGCTACAAATGCTAAATTATCTGATTCCATCAAAATAGCACTAGATAAAGAAAATCAAGTTTTTGTTATTGATAGATTAAATAATCGAATCCGCAAAATTACTAGCTCTTCTAACATTATTACTACTATAGCTGGTAGTGGTAGAGACGGTTTTGTTAATGATGGGGTGGAAGCTACAAATAGTAGACTTGGTTTTCCTTCTGGCATATCAATAGATAACCAAGGTAATTTGTTTATTGCTGACACCATTAATAATAAAGTTCGTAAGGTTGATGCCAGTAAAATTATATCAACGGTTGCAGGTAACGGTACTTCAAATTTTACTGGAGATGAAATCCTTGCTATAGCTTCAAGTCTTAATAGGCCAATTTCCGTTGTTATAGATAATAGCGGGAATTTGCTTATTGCTGACACTTTGAATAATAGAATACGTAAGGTAAATGCTTCCAGGGTGATTACTACAATTGCAGGGGGAGGTCAAATTTCTGATATTGGAGATGGAAGTTTAGCTATAAGAGCTTCTTTAAGCAGACCCACATCAATGGTAGTTGATAAAAATGGAGATATATATTTTTCTGATTCGGGTAATAATCGTATTCGTAAAATAGATAGCATTACAGGCATTATTACTAGTGTTGTTGGTAATGGAGAAGTTGGTTTAAGTGGAGATGGTGCTTTAGCAAAAGATGCTAAACTAAATATACCAGAGGACTTAGCTATTG
The sequence above is drawn from the Blastocatellia bacterium genome and encodes:
- a CDS encoding IPT/TIG domain-containing protein, translated to MKKERRLGFSLLENIGKSLVLIIILAMLMLPASICLDNIKQSFKLIGKSVQAQSINLTPIIKKLSTNVAKAEGGQKVVISGKNFSPDTQLILGSEKIDSTVKNESRIEFQVPPRNISGALTLSVINKNGIAQCQFNLIPKDFSELKNGEITTFLGGAVYFGDGLSALSDKVLINPSDVTIDDKGNIFFPDTFNHRVRRIDALTGIITTVAGNGNVGFSGDGSLAITASLNSPSKVIVDKDGNLFISDEANNRVRKVDTNNIITTIAGNGNSDFIDPLQDNVLAVNASVPSPKGLALDSKGNLFIINRQIISKVDPITQIITTVAGSKDTLGWSGDNGPANQALFDFPKQIIVDAQDNFIISDRGSSRIRRIDSATGIITSIVGGEMTDNDEVPTSMAGLISPNGIALDDKGNLFIVEEFGYRSRKADFSTSTITIIAGNGKSDFAGDGALAINASFRRPLGVAIDKNGNLLIADPTSKRLRKVDLETNLISTIAGNEQLEFVKAGDPLSSASLLFPSGLAIDTENNIFFSDKSNRVGKLDIKTKTISIIAGTGVTGFSGDGEIATNAKLSDSIKIALDKENQVFVIDRLNNRIRKITSSSNIITTIAGSGRDGFVNDGVEATNSRLGFPSGISIDNQGNLFIADTINNKVRKVDASKIISTVAGNGTSNFTGDEILAIASSLNRPISVVIDNSGNLLIADTLNNRIRKVNASRVITTIAGGGQISDIGDGSLAIRASLSRPTSMVVDKNGDIYFSDSGNNRIRKIDSITGIITSVVGNGEVGLSGDGALAKDAKLNIPEDLAIDDDGNLFFVDTLNHRVRVVKGIAIGRNPKPPLPMITAVKYEDPLLTISGSGFGETGATVFINKFDLSSRIGKQEANTIFLLGDRQKLKFRKSKNKITVKTSLGSSNTFIFTLD